A single region of the Hippoglossus hippoglossus isolate fHipHip1 chromosome 17, fHipHip1.pri, whole genome shotgun sequence genome encodes:
- the LOC117778683 gene encoding pyroglutamyl-peptidase 1-like produces MANKKKVIVTGFEPFGEHAVNSSWVAVQALERLGLGEAVELHVCEVPVEYQAVQSLLPSLWRERQPQLVVHVGVSGLATTVTLEQCGHNRGYKRLDNCSFCPSSQCCMEDGPDCISSVLDMETVCKRVNNSDIGVAVSVSKDAGRYLCDYTYYTSLYLGQGHSAFVHVPPLGKPYSSQDLGRALQAIVQEMLNLLELDHTEEETHKHNHHCNHKHQHQHEHQ; encoded by the exons ATGGCCAATAAGAAGAAGGTAATAGTGACAG gttttgagCCTTTTGGAGAGCATGCAGTCAACTCCAGCTGGGTGGCAGTGCAG GCGCTGGAGCGATTAGGTCTGGGTGAGGCCGtagagctgcatgtgtgtgaggtgCCTGTCGAATACCAGGCTGTTCAGAGTCTGCTGCCGTCACTGTGGAGAGAGCGCCAACCACAG TTAGTCGTCCACGTTGGTGTTTCTGGATTGGCGACCACGGTCACTCTCGAGCAGTGCGGCCACAACAGGGGCTACAAACGCCTGgacaactgcagcttctgcccGTCCTCACAGTGCTGCATGGAGGACGGCCCCGACTGCATAAGCTCAGTGTTGGACATGGAGACAGTCTGCAAACGGGTCAACAACTCAGACATCGGGGTTGCTGTGTCAGTTTCCAAAGATGCTGGAAG GTATCTGTGTGACTACACCTACTACACATCTCTGTACCTGGGGCAGGGCCACTCTGCCTTTGTCCACGTGCCTCCGCTAGGGAAACCCTACAGCAGCCAGGACCTGGGTCGAGCTCTGCAGGCCATCGTACAGGAGATGCTGAACCTGCTGGAGCTGGACCatacagaggaggagacacacaaacacaatcatcaTTGCAATCACAAGCATCAACACCAGCATGAGCACCAATGA
- the LOC117778466 gene encoding regulator of nonsense transcripts 1-like isoform X1 — MSVEAYGPSSQTLTFLDTEEAELLGADTQGSEYDFTDFTLPSQTQTQGQTQSQLDGQVNGPDGVLQNGDDPVVKASQLLAELNFEEDEEDTYYTKDLPVHACSYCGIHDPACVVYCNTSKKWFCNGRGNTSGSHIVNHLVRAKSKEVTLHKDGPLGETVLECYNCGCRNVFLLGFIPAKADSVVVLLCRQPCASQSSLKDINWDSSQWQPLIQDRCFLSWLVKIPSEQEQLRARQITAQQINKLEELWKENPTATLEDLEKPGVDEEPQHVLLRYEDAYQYQNIFGPLVKLEADYDKKLKESQTQDNITVRWDLGLNKKRIAYFTLPKTDSDMRLMQGDEICLRYKGDLGPPWKGIGHVIKVPDNYGDEIAIELRSSAGAPVEIPHNFQVDFVWKSTSFDRMQSALKTFAVDETSVSGYIYHKLLGHEVEDVVIKCQLPKRFTAQGLPDLNHSQVYAVKTVLQRPLSLIQGPPGTGKTVTSATIVYHLARQGNGPVLVCAPSNIAVDQLTEKIHQTGLKVVRLCAKSREAIDSPVSFLALHNQTRNMDSMPELQKLQQLKDETGELSSSDEKRYRALRRTAERELLMNADVICCTCVGAGDPRLAKMQFRSILIDESTQATEPECMVPVVLGAKQLILVGDHCQLGPVVMCKKAAKAGLSQSLFERLVVLGIRPIRLQVQYRMHPALSAFPSNIFYEGSLQNGVTAADRVKKGFDFQWPQPDKPMFFYVTQGQEEIASSGTSYLNRTEAANVEKITTRLLKAGAKPDQIGIITPYEGQRSYLVQYMQFSGSLHTKLYQEVEIASVDAFQGREKDFIILSCVRANEHQGIGFLNDPRRLNVALTRARYGVIIVGNPKALSKQPLWNHLLNYYKEQKVLVEGPLNNLRESLMQFSKPRKLVNTINPGGRFMSTAMYDAREALIPGSVYDRSSNGRMSNMYFQTHDQIGMIGTGSNPMTSMNIPIPFNLVMPPIPPSGYMGQANGPTGGRGGGMKGRAGSGGGGGTRGGRQRNRGNMGNHGGGNGGTDRGHGGHMSGSQASQDLGSQSFSQGPLTQGYINMSQPSQMSQPGLSQPELSQDSYLGDEFKSQIDVALSQDSTYQGERAYQHGGVTGLSQY, encoded by the exons ATGAGTGTGGAGGCGTACGGGCCGAGCTCCCAGACCCTGACGTTCCTGGACACGGAGGAAGCGGAGCTGCTGGGAGCGGACACCCAGGGCTCCGAGTACGACTTCACCGATTTCACCCTGCCGAGCCAGACCCAGACCCAAGGCCAGACCCAGAGTCAGCTCGACGGACAG GTTAACGGTCCTGACGGGGTCCTGCAGAATGGAGACGACCCTGTGGTGAAAGCCAGTCAGCTGCTGGCAGAGCTGAACtttgaggaagatgaggaggataCCTACTACACCAAGGACCTTCCTGTTCATGCCTGCAG TTACTGTGGGATTCATGATCCAGCCTGTGTGGTTTACTGCAACACCAGCAAGAAGTGGTTTTGTAATGGTCGTGGAAACACATCTGGCAG CCACATTGTAAACCACCTGGTGAGAGCAAAGTCCAAGGAGGTGACCCTGCATAAAGATGGACCTCTAGGGGAAACGGTACTGGAGTGTTACAACTGTGGCTGTCGCAACGTCTTCCTGCTGGGCTTCATCCCCGCCAAGGCTGATTCAGTAGTGGTGTTGCTGTGCAG GCAGCCATGTGCCAGCCAGAGCAGCCTGAAAGACATCAACTGGGACAGCTCACAGTGGCAGCCTCTCATCCAGGACCGCTGCTTCCTGTCCTGGCTCGTCAAAATCCCCTCAGAGCAGGAGCAGCTCAGGGCTCGTCAGATCACCGCCCAGCAGATCAACAAGCTGGAGGAACTCTGGAAG GAAAATCCCACGGCGACCCTGGAGGACCTGGAGAAGCCCGGTGTGGACGAGGAGCCGCAGCACGTGCTGCTCCGCTATGAGGATGCTTATCAATACCAGAACATCTTTGGTCCTCTAGTGAAGCTGGAAGCTGACTACGACAAGAAACTCAAAGAGTCCCAG ACTCAAGACAACATTACAGTCAGATGGGACTTGGGactgaataaaaagagaatTGCATATTTCACTCTTCCCAAGACAGACTCAG ATATGCGACTGATGCAGGGAGATGAAATTTGCCTGAGGTACAAAGGAGATCTGGGTCCTCCATGGAAAGGCATTGGACACGTCATCAAAGTCCCTGATA ACTATGGTGACGAGATCGCCATTGAGTTAAGAAGCAGTGCCGGGGCTCCTGTGGAGATCCCACACAACTTCCAGGTCGACTTTGTGTGGAAGTCCACTTCCTTTGACAG GATGCAGAGTGCCCTGAAGACGTTTGCTGTGGATGAGACTTCAGTGTCTGGTTACATCTACCACAAACTGCTGGGGCACGAGGTAGAAGATGTGGTCATCAAGTGTCAGCTGCCCAAACGCTTCACCGCTCAAGGCCTGCCTGATCTCAACCACTCCCAG GTGTATGCTGTGAAGACAGTGCTGCAGCGCCCCCTCAGTCTGATCCAGGGACCTCCCGGCACAGGGAAGACAGTAACCTCTGCCACCATTGTCTACCACCTGGCTAGACAGGGTAACGG gCCAGTGCTAGTATGTGCTCCCAGCAACATTGCTGTTGACCAGCTGACAGAGAAGATCCACCAGACAGGACTCAAGGTGGTGAGGCTGTGTGCCAAGAGCAGAGAAGCCATTGACTCGCCTGTCTCCTTCCTGGCTTTGCACAACCAGACCCGCAACATGGACAG TATGCCAGAGCTTCAGAAGCTGCAACAGCTGAAGGACGAAACTGGTGAGCTGTCATCCTCAGACGAAAAGCGCTACCGAGCTCTGAGACGTACCGCGGAGAGGGAGCTGCTTATG aaTGCTGATGTGATTTGTTGTACCTGCGTTGGGGCGGGGGATCCTCGTCTGGCTAAGATGCAGTTCCGCTCAATCCTGATTGATGAGAGCACCCAGGCCACTGAACCAGAATGCATGGTGCCTGTCGTCCTGGGGGCCAAGCAG TTGATTTTGGTGGGGGATCACTGCCAGCTGGGTCCTGTGGTGATGTGTAAGAAGGCAGCTAAAGCAGGTCTGTCCCAGTCTCTGTTTGAGCGTCTGGTAGTTCTGGGGATCCGACCAATTCGTCTGCAGGTCCAGTACCGCATGCACCCAGCCCTCAGCGCCTTCCCCTCGAACATCTTCTATGAAGGCTCTCTGCAGAACGGAGTCACTGCTG CGGACCGTGTGAAGAAAGGCTTTGACTTTCAGTGGCCGCAGCCTGACAAGCCGATGTTCTTTTACGTCACACAAGGCCAAGAGGAGATTGCCAGCTCTGGAACATCATATCTGAACAG GACAGAGGCAGCCAACGTGGAGAAAATAACCACGAGGTTGCTGAAGGCTGGAGCAAAACCTGATCAGATTGGCATCATTACTCCGTATGAGGGCCAGAGGTCCTACCTGGTCCAATACATGCAGTTCAGTGGCTCCCTCCATACCAAGCTCTATCAG GAGGTGGAGATAGCCAGTGTGGACGCGTTtcaaggcagagagaaagacttCATCATCCTGTCCTGTGTGAGAGCCAATGAGCACCAAGGCATTGGCTTCCTTAATGATCCCAGACGTCTAAATGTGGCACTCACCAGAGCCAG GTATGGTGTGATCATTGTGGGAAACCCTAAGGCCCTGTCCAAGCAGCCCCTGTGGAACCACCTGCTGAACTACTACAAGGAGCAGAAGGTCCTGGTGGAAGGCCCCCTCAACAACCTGAGGGAGAGCCTCATGCAGTTCAGCAAGCCACGAAAGCTGGTCAACACCATCAACCCT gggGGTCGATTTATGAGCACAGCCATGTATGATGCCAGGGAGGCCCTCATTCCTGGATCTGTTTATGACCGCAGCAGCAATG GACGCATGTCCAACATGTATTTTCAGACCCATGACCAGATCGGTATGATTGGCACAGGCTCCAATCCCATGACCTCAATGAACATCCCTATCCCCTTCAACCTGGTGATGCCCCCTATACCTCCCTCTGGATACATGGGGCAGGCCAATGGGCCCACGGGAG GTCGTGGTGGAGGTATGAAGGGGAGggcaggcagtggaggtggaggcgggACTCGAGGTGGCCGTCAAAGAAACCGTGGCAACATGGGAAACCACGGTGGAGGGAATGGAGGAACGGACCGTGGGCATGGAGGACATATGAGCGGCAGCCAGGCCAGTCAGGACCTGGGCTCCCAGTCCTTCTCCCAGGGTCCTCTGACGCAGGGCTACATCAACATGAGCCAGCCGTCACAGATGAGTCAGCCCGGGCTCTCACAGCCTGAACTCTCCcag GACAGTTACCTAGGAGACGAGTTCAAGTCCCAGATTGATGTGGCTCTGTCCCAGGACTCCACCTACCAGGGGGAGCGGGCCTACCAACACGGTGGTGTGACTGGACTGTCCCAGTACTAG
- the LOC117778466 gene encoding regulator of nonsense transcripts 1-like isoform X2, producing the protein MSVEAYGPSSQTLTFLDTEEAELLGADTQGSEYDFTDFTLPSQTQTQGQTQSQLDGQVNGPDGVLQNGDDPVVKASQLLAELNFEEDEEDTYYTKDLPVHACSYCGIHDPACVVYCNTSKKWFCNGRGNTSGSHIVNHLVRAKSKEVTLHKDGPLGETVLECYNCGCRNVFLLGFIPAKADSVVVLLCRQPCASQSSLKDINWDSSQWQPLIQDRCFLSWLVKIPSEQEQLRARQITAQQINKLEELWKENPTATLEDLEKPGVDEEPQHVLLRYEDAYQYQNIFGPLVKLEADYDKKLKESQTQDNITVRWDLGLNKKRIAYFTLPKTDSDMRLMQGDEICLRYKGDLGPPWKGIGHVIKVPDSDEIAIELRSSAGAPVEIPHNFQVDFVWKSTSFDRMQSALKTFAVDETSVSGYIYHKLLGHEVEDVVIKCQLPKRFTAQGLPDLNHSQVYAVKTVLQRPLSLIQGPPGTGKTVTSATIVYHLARQGNGPVLVCAPSNIAVDQLTEKIHQTGLKVVRLCAKSREAIDSPVSFLALHNQTRNMDSMPELQKLQQLKDETGELSSSDEKRYRALRRTAERELLMNADVICCTCVGAGDPRLAKMQFRSILIDESTQATEPECMVPVVLGAKQLILVGDHCQLGPVVMCKKAAKAGLSQSLFERLVVLGIRPIRLQVQYRMHPALSAFPSNIFYEGSLQNGVTAADRVKKGFDFQWPQPDKPMFFYVTQGQEEIASSGTSYLNRTEAANVEKITTRLLKAGAKPDQIGIITPYEGQRSYLVQYMQFSGSLHTKLYQEVEIASVDAFQGREKDFIILSCVRANEHQGIGFLNDPRRLNVALTRARYGVIIVGNPKALSKQPLWNHLLNYYKEQKVLVEGPLNNLRESLMQFSKPRKLVNTINPGGRFMSTAMYDAREALIPGSVYDRSSNGRMSNMYFQTHDQIGMIGTGSNPMTSMNIPIPFNLVMPPIPPSGYMGQANGPTGGRGGGMKGRAGSGGGGGTRGGRQRNRGNMGNHGGGNGGTDRGHGGHMSGSQASQDLGSQSFSQGPLTQGYINMSQPSQMSQPGLSQPELSQDSYLGDEFKSQIDVALSQDSTYQGERAYQHGGVTGLSQY; encoded by the exons ATGAGTGTGGAGGCGTACGGGCCGAGCTCCCAGACCCTGACGTTCCTGGACACGGAGGAAGCGGAGCTGCTGGGAGCGGACACCCAGGGCTCCGAGTACGACTTCACCGATTTCACCCTGCCGAGCCAGACCCAGACCCAAGGCCAGACCCAGAGTCAGCTCGACGGACAG GTTAACGGTCCTGACGGGGTCCTGCAGAATGGAGACGACCCTGTGGTGAAAGCCAGTCAGCTGCTGGCAGAGCTGAACtttgaggaagatgaggaggataCCTACTACACCAAGGACCTTCCTGTTCATGCCTGCAG TTACTGTGGGATTCATGATCCAGCCTGTGTGGTTTACTGCAACACCAGCAAGAAGTGGTTTTGTAATGGTCGTGGAAACACATCTGGCAG CCACATTGTAAACCACCTGGTGAGAGCAAAGTCCAAGGAGGTGACCCTGCATAAAGATGGACCTCTAGGGGAAACGGTACTGGAGTGTTACAACTGTGGCTGTCGCAACGTCTTCCTGCTGGGCTTCATCCCCGCCAAGGCTGATTCAGTAGTGGTGTTGCTGTGCAG GCAGCCATGTGCCAGCCAGAGCAGCCTGAAAGACATCAACTGGGACAGCTCACAGTGGCAGCCTCTCATCCAGGACCGCTGCTTCCTGTCCTGGCTCGTCAAAATCCCCTCAGAGCAGGAGCAGCTCAGGGCTCGTCAGATCACCGCCCAGCAGATCAACAAGCTGGAGGAACTCTGGAAG GAAAATCCCACGGCGACCCTGGAGGACCTGGAGAAGCCCGGTGTGGACGAGGAGCCGCAGCACGTGCTGCTCCGCTATGAGGATGCTTATCAATACCAGAACATCTTTGGTCCTCTAGTGAAGCTGGAAGCTGACTACGACAAGAAACTCAAAGAGTCCCAG ACTCAAGACAACATTACAGTCAGATGGGACTTGGGactgaataaaaagagaatTGCATATTTCACTCTTCCCAAGACAGACTCAG ATATGCGACTGATGCAGGGAGATGAAATTTGCCTGAGGTACAAAGGAGATCTGGGTCCTCCATGGAAAGGCATTGGACACGTCATCAAAGTCCCTGATA GTGACGAGATCGCCATTGAGTTAAGAAGCAGTGCCGGGGCTCCTGTGGAGATCCCACACAACTTCCAGGTCGACTTTGTGTGGAAGTCCACTTCCTTTGACAG GATGCAGAGTGCCCTGAAGACGTTTGCTGTGGATGAGACTTCAGTGTCTGGTTACATCTACCACAAACTGCTGGGGCACGAGGTAGAAGATGTGGTCATCAAGTGTCAGCTGCCCAAACGCTTCACCGCTCAAGGCCTGCCTGATCTCAACCACTCCCAG GTGTATGCTGTGAAGACAGTGCTGCAGCGCCCCCTCAGTCTGATCCAGGGACCTCCCGGCACAGGGAAGACAGTAACCTCTGCCACCATTGTCTACCACCTGGCTAGACAGGGTAACGG gCCAGTGCTAGTATGTGCTCCCAGCAACATTGCTGTTGACCAGCTGACAGAGAAGATCCACCAGACAGGACTCAAGGTGGTGAGGCTGTGTGCCAAGAGCAGAGAAGCCATTGACTCGCCTGTCTCCTTCCTGGCTTTGCACAACCAGACCCGCAACATGGACAG TATGCCAGAGCTTCAGAAGCTGCAACAGCTGAAGGACGAAACTGGTGAGCTGTCATCCTCAGACGAAAAGCGCTACCGAGCTCTGAGACGTACCGCGGAGAGGGAGCTGCTTATG aaTGCTGATGTGATTTGTTGTACCTGCGTTGGGGCGGGGGATCCTCGTCTGGCTAAGATGCAGTTCCGCTCAATCCTGATTGATGAGAGCACCCAGGCCACTGAACCAGAATGCATGGTGCCTGTCGTCCTGGGGGCCAAGCAG TTGATTTTGGTGGGGGATCACTGCCAGCTGGGTCCTGTGGTGATGTGTAAGAAGGCAGCTAAAGCAGGTCTGTCCCAGTCTCTGTTTGAGCGTCTGGTAGTTCTGGGGATCCGACCAATTCGTCTGCAGGTCCAGTACCGCATGCACCCAGCCCTCAGCGCCTTCCCCTCGAACATCTTCTATGAAGGCTCTCTGCAGAACGGAGTCACTGCTG CGGACCGTGTGAAGAAAGGCTTTGACTTTCAGTGGCCGCAGCCTGACAAGCCGATGTTCTTTTACGTCACACAAGGCCAAGAGGAGATTGCCAGCTCTGGAACATCATATCTGAACAG GACAGAGGCAGCCAACGTGGAGAAAATAACCACGAGGTTGCTGAAGGCTGGAGCAAAACCTGATCAGATTGGCATCATTACTCCGTATGAGGGCCAGAGGTCCTACCTGGTCCAATACATGCAGTTCAGTGGCTCCCTCCATACCAAGCTCTATCAG GAGGTGGAGATAGCCAGTGTGGACGCGTTtcaaggcagagagaaagacttCATCATCCTGTCCTGTGTGAGAGCCAATGAGCACCAAGGCATTGGCTTCCTTAATGATCCCAGACGTCTAAATGTGGCACTCACCAGAGCCAG GTATGGTGTGATCATTGTGGGAAACCCTAAGGCCCTGTCCAAGCAGCCCCTGTGGAACCACCTGCTGAACTACTACAAGGAGCAGAAGGTCCTGGTGGAAGGCCCCCTCAACAACCTGAGGGAGAGCCTCATGCAGTTCAGCAAGCCACGAAAGCTGGTCAACACCATCAACCCT gggGGTCGATTTATGAGCACAGCCATGTATGATGCCAGGGAGGCCCTCATTCCTGGATCTGTTTATGACCGCAGCAGCAATG GACGCATGTCCAACATGTATTTTCAGACCCATGACCAGATCGGTATGATTGGCACAGGCTCCAATCCCATGACCTCAATGAACATCCCTATCCCCTTCAACCTGGTGATGCCCCCTATACCTCCCTCTGGATACATGGGGCAGGCCAATGGGCCCACGGGAG GTCGTGGTGGAGGTATGAAGGGGAGggcaggcagtggaggtggaggcgggACTCGAGGTGGCCGTCAAAGAAACCGTGGCAACATGGGAAACCACGGTGGAGGGAATGGAGGAACGGACCGTGGGCATGGAGGACATATGAGCGGCAGCCAGGCCAGTCAGGACCTGGGCTCCCAGTCCTTCTCCCAGGGTCCTCTGACGCAGGGCTACATCAACATGAGCCAGCCGTCACAGATGAGTCAGCCCGGGCTCTCACAGCCTGAACTCTCCcag GACAGTTACCTAGGAGACGAGTTCAAGTCCCAGATTGATGTGGCTCTGTCCCAGGACTCCACCTACCAGGGGGAGCGGGCCTACCAACACGGTGGTGTGACTGGACTGTCCCAGTACTAG